The following is a genomic window from Prevotella sp. E13-17.
AATTGTCGATTCAGATGACTTCCAGGATTTTGCTAATAATTTTGAATCAGGCGATAAGATATTTATCATTAGCTCAATCTTTGGTGGAACGGGCGCAAGTGGTTTTCCTTTGCTGTTAAAGACTCTCAGAACAGGAACTTCGTTTCCTAATAATGATTTGATAAACAAAGCTGAAATAGGAGCCATTACTATTCTGCCTTACTTTAAGCTAAAGAATGATGACGAGAGTGAAATAGACTCTTCAACATTTATATCAAAAACAAAATCCGCTTTAGCTTACTATGAGAACAATATAAGTAAGAATGGTTCTATTGATGCCATCTATTTCTTGGCAGATAATATGACCAATACTTATGAGAATCATGAAGGTGGCTCTGCTCAACAAAATGATGCACATCTCATTGAATTTCTTGCTGCTACAGCTATTGTGGATTTTAGTAACAAAACTCATCAGAACACAACGAACAAAGAACTTGGCCTAAAAGATGTAACTGGTGGAGCCATTACATTCGATTCCTTCTATGACAAACAGAAAAAGATGCTCTTTGCCCCACTCACAGAATTTATGATGATGGCAAACTGCTTAACACACAAAATGAGTTATTACTCTTCGAAGGATTTCAATGCCAATAATGACAATTTTAATGGTTTATACAATTCTTCTTTCATGTCTGAATTGCAATCGATGGCTGCTTTGTTTATTGAATGGTTAGACGAAATGAAAAGGAACAAACGTTCTTTGGATTTGTTTAACCTCAATTCAAAGGATAAACCTTTCGATATTGTAACAGGATGTAAGCCAAAGAAAATTGTAAGTCTGAAGTCGGATTACGACCTAGTTACAGATAGACTGAATTCTGCTGTGAAAAAATGCCAAAGTAACGACAATAATGACAAATTCCTGGAGATGTTCTATCTTGGCATGTCAAAACTTTTTAATGAGAAATTTAATGCGTAACCACTATGTCTAAAGTATTCAGATTATATAAAGAAGGAACCACAACCTATCAGGGGTGGAATGAAAGCCCCGCATTTCCTTACAATTCAAATGCACGAGATACTATTGAAGATCCAGATGGTGCCAGTGCAAAAAACGAGATAACATCAATACCGTCACCTTTTGCCAGAATAGATTTAGTTAAAACAGCATTCAGGGAAGTTTGCCGTAGAGCGACTAAAGATATAAAAGAACTGGATGGTAATACCATTTATCACAAGATGGTGTCTGATTCCTTGGATGTTGGAGAGATATTCTTTAATATAGACAAGTTTAAGGAAAAAATAGAAATCATCACTTGGGATCCATCGTCAATGATACCTGTACTTAAAAATGACAACAACGTCAGTCATTTCTATGTTGCAGACGCATTGGACAAATATCTGCAATCGGATGCCAAGACTTATAATTTCGGTCAATTACAGAACATCTACCTTCTTAACTATACGAAAGGTCCTGATGAACTAAATATTATTGGCGCAACTTCTCCTGCTACCCTCTTCTTTAGTGGCGCTAATAACCTTGAATATATACAAGACATATTCTTTGCAAATAATGACCGTCCTTTTGATGGCGATTATGTAGCCCTATACAATCGTGATTTTGATTATATTAAGGCATGGTGGACATTGCGAAAGACGATTCCGTCCTTCTCAAATCTCTTTCCAGAAATTGAGTCCTACCTGAATCTGACATTTAAAGCCATTTCAGACCAACAGATTAAGAACAAATTAAATGCTATAACGTCGGCATCAGCGAAGGATTTTGATTTTATTGATGTACAAACACATCAGCAAAGCAATCAGGTTGAAGTGCTTGGAACCGTCTTGTTTAAGAAAAAGGGCAAAGCTGAAATAGAAAACGAGTTCACGATTCGCCCAGAGCGGAATATCGTAGGAGTCAAACCCCTTGTACTCCCTGTTGAATCTGGTAACAAGTATTCAAACCTTCAGTATGCTAATGGTGTATGGGGTAATACGAACAAAGCACCATATAAGCCAATAATAGCAGACATTGAGAGAAGAACACTCCCTTATGATGGCTCTGTATACTCGTATCTTACAATAAGTGATTTTCTTGAAGACACGATAGTCAAAGTTCCTCATAGCCTTAATAAAAAGTACTTCTTTAACGGAAACTTGAATGAGGAAGAAGAGATGACATCATTCCTACTCCCCATCAAACCCTTGTATTTCCGTTATTTCTCTATAGAGACATTGAATTCTACAATGCCAGATGGGAAACTTGCTTTTGAAATGGAATCCGTAGCAGGAGGCTCTGTGAACGTAATTATCCGTATTCCTATCACAGGTAATGGTAACATCAACTACATCGAATATCAACGTATCTATTATGCGCAGCGCCAAGCTGACGTTTCGGAGACTCAGAATTCCGGTGGTATGACAACCTTCGACTTTACTGGTCTGGTAATGCCCAGTATGAAGTTCCAGAACGAAGAGGATGCAATATATACCGTATCATGCGTTAGCACCTTCTCCAATCAGTTCCGATTCGATTTCTATCGTGAGAGTGAAATTATACGCGACATACCTGTAGATTGTAGAAATCAGGAAAGAGGCCTTTTCGATTTTAAGGCAGAAACATATACTATCCAAAATAATAATTTTGACTTTATTAGAGTTTCCAACAAGGGGGGAATTAGTAATGTTATCATCCCCAACTTCCTTACGCATCAAAATTTGGAAGATTTTGAATTTGCAATTGACTTAGGAACATCTAACACACACATTGAGTTCAAGAAAACTGACAATAACGGTTCAGAATCATTCAATTATAAGGAGTCTGAGGCTTTATTTGGACTATTTTTTGTACAATCCTATCGTGAAATACAGGGAAAACTCATTCCCTTGGATTTGATTGATGAAAACGACTTAATAGTACGTGATTTCATTCCTGTTGCAGTTGGGGACGAATCTGATTTCTCTTTCCCAACTAGGACAGCTTTGTCATACGCTAAATCTACTGATTGGACAGAGAAATTGAGAACATTTGGCCTGATAAATTTCGATATTACTTACAATAAGAAGTTAGGTATTGCATATAATGCTAAACCAATGGTAAATATTAAATGGAGTAGCAAACCAAATGCCCAGTCTGCAATGCAAGCGTACATACGCAATATCATGATGATCATTCGTAACAAGGTGATTGCCAACAACGGCAATCTTGCCAGAACAAAAATTACATGGTTCTATCCGAATAGCATGTCTCCACGCCGGCTTTCTCAGCTAAAGAATGCATGGAATGATTCATATTCAGAATTGTTCAATCGGGATGGCGCTACAAGAAACATCTCTGAGTCGGTTGCTCCAATCCAGTTCTACTTCCGTAGATATGCGACTGCAACGAATCTTGTTAATGTTGATATTGGTGGAGGAACTACAGACATTGCTTTTTCATCTAACGGCAAAGTGGAATATATCACCTCTTTCAAATTCGCTGCAAACTCTCTTTTTGAGGATTCCTTCTCCGATATTAACCCGAATAATGGTATCGTGGACTGGTTTAAGAATGATATTCTTGGCCTCCTTCAGTCGAAGCCAGAGTTGAACGAACTTGTTAATATTTTTAACAGCAACTTGGGACAGCCTGCGAACATGGCCTCCTTCCTATTCTCGCTGAAAGACAATTCTGCTACGAAGAGTCTTGCCCAAAACAACATTGACTTCAACAAGATTCTACAAAATGACACGAAGTTTAAGTTGGTATTCATCATCTTCTATACTGCAATCGTCTATCACATTGCACAAATAGTCAAAACAAAGGGATTGAAAGCACCACGACACATCGCATTCAGTGGTAATGGTAGTAAGATTGTTGGCATTATTTCATCCGATCCAAAGATTCTTGGTAAATACACCAAAGTAATCTTTGAAAAAGTGCTTGGCACAGAATACGAATCAGCCCTTGATATCCTCGGTTTGGAACAAGGATCAAATCCCAAAGAGTCCACCTGTAAGGGTGGCTTGATTGCAACCGAAGCCTATGAGGAAGAACCGGAGACTCTTATCCTGCGTGATTCTTCTGGAAAACTTGCAAATGTCAATGACACATACGCTTCCATTTCTGATACTCATAAGGCTGAAATTGTGAAGACAGTCAAAGACTTCTTCAGATTTGCGCTGACAGATATTCCATCAGCATTCAATCTGGACAACAATTTCGGTGTTGACAACGTGACAATGAAGATTGCAAAAGAAGAGTGTACAAAGGATTTGGAAACTTACCTTGACAAGGGTATAGAACTCTCTATCAAAGAGTCTGGCAACAAGGACAACCCAATCGAAGATGCTATATCATTCTACCCGATTAAAGGTGTCCTGCAGTCTCTTTCAAGCAAAATTCATGAGTATTATTTAGAAAATCCAAGCAAATGAAAAAGATATTAAACACCATTATATATATAGCTATCATCATGGCTGTATCTTCCTGTAGTTTTTTTGAGGAAGACAAATCTCAAAAAGACTCCAAGGAGATATCTTCAATTGAAGGGCTAGCTCCAGAAATAAAAGCACACATTGTGGAACAAGACTCTTTAATGAAAGATCTAGTGAATAAAGTAGATACTTTAGCAGTAGCTCTTAATCAAGTTCAAAAAGGGAATTCTGAATTAAGAGAGAAAATTGAGAATATTGAGAGTCCTAGAAGCACATGGGCATGGATGTCTATGGGTGCCATAGTTCTATCGATAATAGCACTCTTTTTGGCACTCTTTAGGCGGGGGTTGGACGAACATGAAGTCCGTGCTGTAGTAGGTGACCGTTTGGATAGCTCTCGGAGAATAAAGGAATTGATTTTCAATGTCAATAGCCTCATGAATGAAGCACAACGTAATTCTCAAAACACATCTTCAAGTTCTTCCAATTTATCAAGTAGCATAGAAAGTCGCATTCAAAAATTAGAAAATACATTGCAGGAAGTTGTAACGTATTTGAATTCTCAAAAACCTATACTAACTCACCAGCAGACCTCTTATGGATATTCTAATTCTCAGCAAGAAAGGACATCTGAAGTAATCCGTGCTGGTTATGCAAATATTAATACAGGTAAATATTTTACTAAGATTTTGGATTCGAGTCAGGAAACGTGTGTGTTCTCCATCAAGTTCAAAAATGAGAAAAAAGGTGAATTTACAATTATCTCATTAGATAAAATAAAATCTAGAAATGGATGGCAGGAAGTTGTTGAATATACGGGTTCAATAGAAGATGCAACCAGTTTCAAGGAAATCGAAAAAGGTATCTGCGAAAAGTATGATGAAAACACTTGGGAAGTTACAAAAAAACTTAAAATCAGACTACTGAAGTAAAATGTCACAATTAGTACTAGTAATTGTTGCACTTATTATTGTGCTACAGATATTCTTTTTCGTGAAGAATGTGCTCCGTATGCGAGAGTACAAAAAAATCTTCGCCGAGGAAAGATCCTGGGGTATAGCTCATAATCCCGAAACAAAATTTGTCTCTGGCATTTTTGGAAGCGGTAACAATATTTTTGAATCCATCAAGGACTCAATCAACAAATACCTTGAAAACAATTCAGGTTCTGTTATTGATTTCTCGCTCCTTAAGGATGCCGTAGATCGCCATTGCGATTCTGTTGAGAATGATATCAATACCCTTACGCCGACACCACTGTATTGTGGCCTTGCAGGAACAATGGCAGGCGTAATTGTTGGCTTAGGTTCGCTTATAACAACCGGAAGTATTACAGACCTACTTTCATCAGGCTCAGATGACTTTGGTAGTGCCGCAAACGGAGTAAACGATTTGCTCTCAGGTGTGGCATGGGCTATGCTTGCAAGCATCATGGGTATTTTGCTCACTACAATAGCCTCCCTTCTATTCAAGAGATATAAACTACAAGGAGAATCAGGAAAGAATACATTCCTTGCATGGTTGCAAGCCAAATTGTTGCCAGAGTTACCTTCTGATACTTCTGATGCTCTCAACCGTTTGGTTAAGAACCTCAACAAGTTCAATAATACGTTTGCAGAAAACACTTCATCATTGCGTGGCGCTTTGCGAGAAGTAAACGAATCCTATAGAATTCAAGGCGATATTATCAAAGCCGTGCATGACATGGATGTGATGAAGATGGCTAAGGCCAACGTGCGTGTACTTGAAGAACTAAAGGAATGTACAGACAAACTTGAACAGTTTAATGGGTATTTGAACGATATTCACGGCTATACTGATGCCATCCACACATTCACAACACAATTTGAACAAGAGGCAAACCGATTGCATGTTTTGGAGGAAATCCAGCAATATTTCTCACGCCACAAAGCTGAAATCGCTAAGGATGCGGCAGATTCCGATGTGGCTCTAAGAGATGCCTTACGTTCATTAAGGGAGTCATCGGAGTCAAATTCAAAGGAACTTAATAGTATATTTGTTCAGCAGGCGGAAGACTTTAAGCGAATATTAAAGGAAGAGAAAGAGTCCTTTGAGCAAGTTAACGAAGATTTAAAAGCTCAATTCTTAACTCAGCTCAAGGAAATACCAATGCTTGAGAAAAAACTTGCAGATGTGGCAGAAATTCCGCAGAAAATTGACGATATGATTGTCAGACTTGAAGAATCAAATAGCCAGTTATATTCAAACTTCATATTCTCTACGAGGGAGACGCTTCTTCAATATGCCAAAGCAAGTAAAAAGAATATGGATAACGATTCCAGTACCTCAGCACCAACAACTTATAAGACAAGCTGGGTTGTCATTGTTTGCGCAATCTTGATAGCAATAGCCTGTACAGCAAATACTATTCACAACATATGGTTTGCTGACAAGATAAAAAAAATGCATGCTACTGAGCAACAAAACAATAATTATCAGGATTCGTTTGCTCCTGATTCTATTATTCCTGATTCTATTGCGAATGATACTACTGCAATAGATTCTATGGCCAAATTACAATGATGTGATGCTATGGTAGAAAAGAGAGAATCATTCTTTTGGACAAGCTATTCGGATTTGATGACAAGTCTGTTCTTCATCATGCTAACTTTATTCGTGTTGGTCATTGTTCTATTGCATAAACGAATGGAAGCAACAGAGAGGCAACTTGAAGAGATTAAGAAAGTAGAGGCTTCTACCAAAGAACTTGAAAGCTCAAAGAACTTTGCCTATAAAGCAGAATATAAGAAATACGTTCTGGATGTCAGGTGTTTCTTTGAGGCCACGAAATACCAACTTGCAGATTTACAAGCAGACACTACACGCCTACATCAAGCAGGAATGGAAATCAAAGAGTTCTTAGATAGAAACAGTGCGAATCAATATCTGCTCATTATTGAAGGACAAGCATCACGCAATTCAACACGCCTTACTGATGACAATTATGACTATAGTTTCCAAAGAGCTCTAACGCTTATGAAATTCTGGAAAGATGTGTGTATGATAGATTTTGGCGGCAATTGTGAAATTCAAATTGCGGGAAGTGGCGATGGTAGATACAATTTTGGATATACCGGTGGAGAGGGCACAGCGCGTTTTAATCTACTGGATGGCACGTTGATGCGAGAGCGAGGAGAGAAAGAGAAAGATAACCAAAGATTTGTTATTCATATAATTCCCAAAAATATCATAGAAAATGAAGAAAAATAAAATATTCATTTTACTTGTATTGATACCATGCATAATATTTGCATTATCATTATCATCATGTGCCCATAAATCAGGCCGTCATGGTCGCGACAATAACCGCAGTCGTACAACGATAGCTAAAATCCAAAATAACGACAGAAGAGAGCGCAAAGTTGGTGGTCACACTAAGGTTAGCATGCGCAAGGAAGGTGGAGTCTATCTTGTGCCTATTACTGTTAATGGTTTAAATCTTGATTTCATATTTGATACAGGTGCATCAAGTATCAGTCTGTCATCAGCAGAAGCAATGGTGATGCTAAAACAAGGGCAGATTACGCAAGATGACATTTTGGGACAGCAACAGTTTAAAGATGCTACAGGCGGTGTCTCTGTAGGAACAATTGTTTTGCTCCGCATGGTTCAAATTGGTGACATCACTCTTGAAAACGTTGAAGCGACCGTTGTCGATAATATTCAGGCACCATTGCTTCTTGGTCAAACCGCATTGGCAAAATTTGGCAAAGTGACTATAGATTATAATCATAATACGATAGAATTCAACTAGGCTGTAAATGATGGTAATATTTATTTGTTTATGATTGTTATGATTGTTAGGGCAGAGCATTCTAGGGAGACTCGGAAAAATTGAGATAGACAATGGCCGGAATGTGTTAAAGATAACACAAAGATAATTGGCGTTGATAAACATTGACTTTAATAGAGTGAAGATGAAGCAAATTTATATTGTTCTTGCAGCGATGATGCTGCTATGTCTTGCACCTATGCCTTATGGGTACTTCATGCTGGTTCGGTTTGTGACAATGATGGTATTTGGGGCCTCGGCCTATAACTATTATTCTGCGGGAAAGGCTTCTTTAGCTTGGACGTTTGTAGGCCTTGCGTTGTTGTTTCAGCCTTTCTTTAAGTTTGCACTAGGACGCGTAATCTGGAATGTTGTAGATGTTTTAGTCGCTATATTCTTGATAATCCTAGTTGTTCGAGAAAGAGAGGCTGGAAAGGAAAACGCATAAGTATCGTTCTTTCTCTGCCAATGGTCAAATGTCATAATAGAAACAATTGGGAGAAATTAATAATGATGCTTGCCGTTGGCGATATGTGTGAAAGCGTCTTTTGCAAGCCTTGCGGCATCGAAAGTGTGGCGAATTATTTGGATATATTGTCTGATTCTCATATCTTTGCAAATAGAAACATCTATTATAAACTTTTTAAGGCATATTATTATGAAAAATCTATTCTACGCCTTGCTGGCATCATTGATGCTGACTTCATGTATGACACCATTCTATCAGGTGTATACTGTGAAATCGGAAAACTTAACGCAAAAGGAAAACACCTTGGCATTTGAAAACGAAGATTGCGAGGTGCTCTACAATCTTTGGTCGGAGAAAGGGTCTGTGAGTTTT
Proteins encoded in this region:
- a CDS encoding TIGR02281 family clan AA aspartic protease encodes the protein MKKNKIFILLVLIPCIIFALSLSSCAHKSGRHGRDNNRSRTTIAKIQNNDRRERKVGGHTKVSMRKEGGVYLVPITVNGLNLDFIFDTGASSISLSSAEAMVMLKQGQITQDDILGQQQFKDATGGVSVGTIVLLRMVQIGDITLENVEATVVDNIQAPLLLGQTALAKFGKVTIDYNHNTIEFN
- a CDS encoding DUF6804 family protein; its protein translation is MKQIYIVLAAMMLLCLAPMPYGYFMLVRFVTMMVFGASAYNYYSAGKASLAWTFVGLALLFQPFFKFALGRVIWNVVDVLVAIFLIILVVREREAGKENA